A genomic segment from Yimella sp. cx-51 encodes:
- a CDS encoding methionine aminopeptidase: MAYWYNVNSGRIEQDGDTESKDHLMGPYATEDEARAALETSRARNEAWDEQDKKWDGEE, from the coding sequence ATGGCTTACTGGTACAACGTCAACTCCGGTCGGATCGAGCAGGACGGCGACACCGAGTCCAAGGATCACCTGATGGGCCCCTACGCCACCGAGGATGAGGCGCGCGCAGCGCTGGAGACCTCGCGTGCCCGCAACGAGGCGTGGGACGAGCAGGACAAGAAGTGGGACGGCGAGGAGTAG
- a CDS encoding MFS transporter, with protein sequence MLSTYLPLLKDPAARRFMTGSAIGRLGGAMFGMSLVAMISTRTGSFALAGAVSATGLVLLAITAVVAGRLTDRFGQRRVTYPLLAWSVAWAAVVVAASAFGWPRWTLFVSYALSAIVANVGTLSRARWHHRLADKPELQHTAMSLEQVIDELSFVLGPALAIGLATLWFPEAGFVAAALFYLIGSLIFLSERSTEPPVDVVANRGSSFAIRTPGILILTCVLFMTGAIFGSNEVTAIAVAKEQGHPSAAGLVVALFALGSAAAGLWFGTHKLRWSLQTALVLGTAGMFFLEAPILLTDHLVPITVVMTVAGAATAPTLIISMQLAQRLVPPTQVNEAMSVVLTGLIIGIAAGSAVSGSVIESVEPHAGFWVPVAAGGIAFLLAVVGRAFLRRRRT encoded by the coding sequence GTGCTGTCGACCTATCTCCCTTTGTTGAAGGATCCCGCCGCCCGCCGGTTCATGACCGGCTCGGCGATCGGTCGACTCGGCGGGGCGATGTTCGGCATGTCGCTGGTGGCGATGATCTCCACCCGCACCGGGTCGTTCGCCCTGGCCGGAGCGGTGTCGGCGACCGGCCTGGTGCTGCTGGCCATCACCGCGGTCGTGGCAGGCCGACTGACCGATCGCTTCGGCCAGCGCCGAGTGACCTATCCGTTGCTTGCCTGGTCGGTCGCGTGGGCAGCGGTCGTCGTCGCCGCGTCCGCTTTCGGGTGGCCGCGATGGACGCTCTTCGTTTCGTACGCGTTGTCGGCGATCGTGGCGAATGTCGGAACTTTGAGCCGGGCTCGGTGGCACCACCGCCTCGCTGACAAACCCGAACTGCAGCACACCGCGATGTCGCTGGAGCAGGTCATCGACGAACTGTCCTTCGTCCTCGGTCCGGCGCTGGCGATCGGCCTGGCGACGCTGTGGTTCCCCGAAGCAGGCTTCGTCGCTGCCGCGCTGTTCTATCTGATCGGATCGCTGATCTTCCTCAGCGAACGCAGCACCGAACCTCCGGTCGACGTTGTCGCCAACCGGGGCAGCTCGTTCGCGATCCGCACCCCCGGCATCCTCATCCTCACCTGCGTGCTGTTCATGACCGGCGCGATTTTCGGCTCCAACGAGGTAACGGCCATCGCCGTGGCCAAGGAGCAGGGCCACCCGTCCGCGGCCGGCCTCGTCGTTGCGCTGTTCGCGCTTGGATCAGCCGCAGCCGGACTCTGGTTCGGCACGCACAAGCTGCGCTGGTCGCTGCAGACCGCTCTCGTGCTGGGCACGGCCGGAATGTTCTTCCTGGAGGCGCCGATCCTGCTGACCGATCACCTGGTGCCCATCACGGTGGTGATGACCGTCGCCGGTGCAGCCACCGCTCCTACCCTGATCATCTCGATGCAGCTCGCCCAGCGGCTCGTGCCACCCACGCAGGTCAACGAGGCGATGAGCGTCGTGCTCACCGGCCTGATCATCGGCATCGCCGCGGGCTCGGCGGTGTCAGGTTCGGTCATCGAGTCGGTCGAACCGCACGCGGGCTTCTGGGTGCCGGTGGCAGCTGGCGGCATCGCCTTCCTGCTTGCGGTTGTGGGACGGGCGTTCCTGCGTCGCCGCCGCACGTGA